A window of Nicotiana tabacum cultivar K326 chromosome 24, ASM71507v2, whole genome shotgun sequence contains these coding sequences:
- the LOC142178165 gene encoding uncharacterized protein LOC142178165, with product MPLTNNEAEYEALVARLELDRGLGSDVIEVKCDSQLVVNQVYGNFDTKEERLQQYLSKVQALLSQFREWSIIHIPREQNMEADALSKLGLSTEMKGSDFGVVVQQLHSVLDVDGYCEFNSINLIWDWRNEFVEYLRHEKLHKDPKASQTLRTKAAHYCLVDGQLYRRSFQGPLARCLGTS from the coding sequence ATgccattaactaacaatgaagccgagtatgaggctttggttgCAAGACTTGAACTAGATCGGGGACTAGGCTCCGATGTCATTGAAGTAAAGTGCGACTCCCAGCTAGTGGTAAACCAAGTATACGGAAATTTCGATACCAAGGAGGAGCGCTTGCAACAATACTTGAGCAAGGTTCAAGCGTTACTGTCCCAGTTCAGGGAGTGGTCAATCATCCACATTCCGAGAGAGCAAAATATGGAGGCAGATGCATTATCCAAGTTGGGTTTGTCCACAGAAATGAAAGGATCTGATTTTGGTGTGGTAGTTCAACAACTGCACTCGGTGTTGGATGTGGACGGCTACTGTGAATTTAATTCAATCAACTTAatctgggattggaggaatgagTTTGTTGAATATCTAAGGCATGAAAAATTGCATAAAGACCCAAAAGCATCCCAGACACTACGAACCAAGGCGGCTCATTACTGCCTTGTTGACGGACAGTTATACAGGAGGTCGTTCCAAGGACCATTGGCTCGGTGTTTAGGGACATCGTAG